The following DNA comes from Bacillota bacterium.
CCTCTCGGGCCAGGGCTTTGAGCCGAGCCACTTCCAGCAAAGAAACCACTTCCTGAGGCGGCTCGCCGTAACGGTCGATGATGTCGTCAGCCACTTCAGTCACTTCTTCCTCTTTCCGGCAGGCCGCAATAGCTTTATATAATTGCATTTTGTCCCGGGCCGAAGGAACGTAGCTGGCGGGTAAATAGGCATTGAGAGCCAGATCCACCTGCGGCTCTAGCGGCGGTGATACCGCCTTCCCCTGAAGCTCATACACCGCCTCTTCCAGCAGCCGCCAATACATCTCAAACCCTACCGCGGCAATATGACCGTGCTGTTCGGCCCCCAGGATGTTGCCGGCCCCCCTGATCTCCAGATCGCGCAAGGCCAGCTTAAACCCCGACCCCAGTTCGGTAAACTCGCGCAAGGCCAGCAGGCGCTTTTGAGCCACAGTTGATAGCACTTTCTCCGGTTCATAGGTAAAATAGGCGTAGGCTACCCGGTTAGAACGACCCACCCGACCGCGTAGCTGGTACAACTGGGCCAGCCCCAGCTTCTCTGCCTGGCGCACAATTAAGGTATTTACATTAGGCATATCCAAGCCGTTTTCGATGATGCTGGTACAAACCAAGACATTATGCTCGCCCCGGAGAAAAGACAGCACCACCCGCTCCAGCCTGGTCTCCGGCATTTGCCCGTGAGCTACACCCACCTTGGCCTGGGGCAACAGTTGCTGCAGGCGGCGGGCCTCAGCTTCGATCCCTTCCACCCAGTTGAACAGATAAAATACCTGGCCGCCCCGGGCCAACTCCCGAGCAATAGCATCGCGCACCAGGGAATCGCTATACTCCACCACGTAGGTCTGCACCGGATACCGATCCTCGGGCGGGGTACGAATAACGCTCATATCACGCAGCCCCACCATGGACATATGCAAGGTGCGGGGAATCGGCGTCGCGGTGAGCGTAAGAACGTCCACGGCTGTTTGCAGCTCTTTTAGGCGCTCTTTTTGTTTCACGCCAAAACGCTGCTCCTCGTCTACAATGACTAATCCGAGGTCAGAAAATTTGATATCCTTAGATAGTAAGCGGTGGGTACCGATGATAATATCGACTTCTCCCCGGCGCAACTCTTTGATTATCTTCCTCTGCTCCTTAGCAGAACGAAAGCGGGACAACACTTCTGCTTCCACTGGAAATCCAGCCAAGCGCTGGACAAAAGTATTGTAATGCTGCTCGGCTAAGATTGTGGTGGGAACTAAGACGGCCACTTGCTTGCTATCCATCACTGCTTTGAAGGCCGCCCGGATAGCTACTTCTGTCTTGCCATAGCCCACATCACCGCACAGGAGACGATCCATGGGATGGGGCAGTTCCATGTCGTTTTTTATTTCCTGGATCGCCTTGAGCTGATCCGGTGTTTCTTCGTATGGAAATGCATCCTCAAACTCGCGCTGCCAGACTGTGTCAGCAGAAAAACCATACCCTGGCAAAGCCTTGCGCCGGGCATAAAGAGTGAGCAGTTCTTTGGCCATCTCGGCTACTGAACTCCGGACTTTTTTCTTGGCTCGCTGCCATTCGCTACCACCCAGTTTGCTGAGCCGCGGCCGCTCGCCCTCGGGGCCGATATATTTCTGCAGCGAGTGTACCTGATCGGTGGGCACATATAATTTGTCATGGCCGGCATACTCTATCACCATGTAGTCGCGGGTCACCCCGGCACTGTCCAAGGTCTCCACTCCCAGATAGCGCCCGATGCCATGCGACAGATGAACCACCAGATCCCCCACTTTTAGGTCGGTGAAACTGGGTACGGCGTCGTCCATATGAACCCGTCGTTCGCGCCGCCGCACCTGGCCGAAGATCTCGCTGTCGGTAATTTCCACTGCTTTCAGGGTCGGAAACTCAAACCCTTGGGATATGGCTCCCACCACTACCTTGGCCTCGGCGCTCGGCAACCGCTCCCGCAGCCAGTCTCGCAGGCGCGAAGCCCGTCTTTCGGTACTGGCACGCAAAGTAATGGTATAGCCATCGCGATACCAGCGGAGTAAGTCCTCGGCCAGACGGTTTTCATCTTTGTTATACGGCGTTAGCTGCCGAGCCGTGAGAGACAGCGCCACTTGGGGATGGCTTTGCGGTGCCCGACGTAAGAACAGACTCAGGTTAACCCGCTGTAGTCGCTGAAGCCGGGCCAATAGTTCTTCCGGATCAAGATACAGACTGGCTTCTTCCGGCAGTAGGCTTCCTTCTTCCAGTAGACGGCTTTGCATTTCAGCCAGCTCACGGGAAAAATTGCGCCCTTCCTCTATCAAGTGTACCGGTTCGTCGATAAATACCAGCGCCGGCGCCGGCAAATAATCACTGAGCACTGCTGTTTTGTCATAGGCAAACGGTATTAGTCTTTCTTGGGGTTCCGCTAGGCCTTGGGCTGTCCGCTCCAACAACGCCTCCACCCGCAGTCGGACCTTCTCCGCCTGAGCGCTGAGCCCCCTGTCCATGAGGGTCTGCCGGTACCGGTCAGCTGCGGCCCGCAAATGAGCCAGCGCCCGTTCACGTAAGGCAGGAGACAAGCAGGCTTCAGCAGCCGGCCCCAGCCACACCTCCCCAACACTGGCCCGGGAACGCTGACTTTCCGGGTCAAACTCACGGATGGAATCCACTTCGTTATCAAACAGTTCCAGCCGATACGGATAGGCAGCCGGCAACGGGAAGATATCCACAATATCGCCCCGGGCTGCAAATTCAGCCCGCGCCTCCACCCGTTCCACCCGACGGTAGCCCAGCTCCACCAACCGGGCCAATAGTTCTTCTCGATCCAGAATCATTCCCGGTGCTACTTCTAAGCCGCTGCGCGAAAAAACAGCCGGGGGCGGTAGCCGCCGCGTCAAAGCAGCCAGGGGAGCCACCACCACAGTTCTTTCTCCCCTGACCAAAGCAGTCAAGACCTTGAGTCGTTGAGCCGTAAGCTCAGGGCTTTCGGCATAATATTCATAGGGTAGCACTTCCGCCGGCGGATAGACTTCTACCGAGACCGAAGGCAAAAAAGCAGCCAAATCCTCGGCTACTGTCTCGGCCTGCTGGAGGTGGTCGGTAAGATAAAGCGCCGGCCGCAGGGTTTGTTGCAACACCTGGGCCGCAATATAGCTTTTTTGAGCCCCACTGATACCATGAATTAATTGTTCGTCCATACCTTGGGCGATATTTCTGCAAAGTAGTTTGAGATTGTCCTGTTCCAGGCTATCGGACACGTTATTCCCCCCGTTTTGAAAAACACAAAATGGGCCTGCCAACCTCAGGCCTGCCCCCCAACAACAGTTTTGTCCCATCCAGCGGCTTTTGTCCTTATCAATTATACCTGGCGCCAGAATCGCGCGCAAGCAACACCGCTCGGCAAAAGTTTCCCTTGCAAATTTCTACCGTAAATGTATAATATTGTTAGTAGCTGGTAGTTTATACTACAAAATAAACTTGGCCCGTGCAGAGGCGATGACACTCAGCCTTAGTTGGGCGCCTAGGCTGAGCAGAACCAGTGGCGCAACCGACTGCCGGTTGTATTATTTGCATCCTAACCAGGAAGCAGCAATACTCTGGCCCACATCGGCAGTTGTGGAAGGGGGCGAGACCTCATTGTCGGTGGAACATGGTTCTAGCCATATTTGGCAACTGGATCAAGAAATAGAGACATTGCGGGAAACACTCCATCGCCTGGTGAGCGCCAACCCGTCTCAGTTAAGGTCCACGGAAGTGTACCGGCTCAGCAAGAAGCTGGACCGGCTAATCCACAAGCTACACAAGATCAAAACGTTACATCTTTGAGGAGCGGACAAAAAATGCGAGCGGAGCGGAGTTAGACATAGTACGGTTGGGTTGGGGGGAATAGTTTAGAAGATGGAACTGACGACTGTGAAAGGTGTTATCGCCGTTACTCTGTCGGTTAATGCTTCTGACCAGCAACGCCTGTTGGGCCTAAGTCCTCAAGATCTCCTCCAACTCTCTACAGACGAGCTGGCAACAATAGTGCCGCCCACCCTTATTCGCGATGCAGTGGTGGATTATGATGGAGAGACAGTACAAATAGTTTTTAGCATTTAGGGCCCAAGAAATTGGCTTGGATGCTGTTACCATGGGGGTCAAAAGAAGGTCTTTGGCCCCTTTTTTTGTTTCCAGCAGTGCTCCTTGTTTTCCTGCTGTGCTTACGAGCTCCTGGTCAAGCTTAGCAGGGATTGTCCCAGCTGACAATGTAGTGCGGCTTATGATATTATATGCCCAGAT
Coding sequences within:
- the mfd gene encoding transcription-repair coupling factor; this translates as MSDSLEQDNLKLLCRNIAQGMDEQLIHGISGAQKSYIAAQVLQQTLRPALYLTDHLQQAETVAEDLAAFLPSVSVEVYPPAEVLPYEYYAESPELTAQRLKVLTALVRGERTVVVAPLAALTRRLPPPAVFSRSGLEVAPGMILDREELLARLVELGYRRVERVEARAEFAARGDIVDIFPLPAAYPYRLELFDNEVDSIREFDPESQRSRASVGEVWLGPAAEACLSPALRERALAHLRAAADRYRQTLMDRGLSAQAEKVRLRVEALLERTAQGLAEPQERLIPFAYDKTAVLSDYLPAPALVFIDEPVHLIEEGRNFSRELAEMQSRLLEEGSLLPEEASLYLDPEELLARLQRLQRVNLSLFLRRAPQSHPQVALSLTARQLTPYNKDENRLAEDLLRWYRDGYTITLRASTERRASRLRDWLRERLPSAEAKVVVGAISQGFEFPTLKAVEITDSEIFGQVRRRERRVHMDDAVPSFTDLKVGDLVVHLSHGIGRYLGVETLDSAGVTRDYMVIEYAGHDKLYVPTDQVHSLQKYIGPEGERPRLSKLGGSEWQRAKKKVRSSVAEMAKELLTLYARRKALPGYGFSADTVWQREFEDAFPYEETPDQLKAIQEIKNDMELPHPMDRLLCGDVGYGKTEVAIRAAFKAVMDSKQVAVLVPTTILAEQHYNTFVQRLAGFPVEAEVLSRFRSAKEQRKIIKELRRGEVDIIIGTHRLLSKDIKFSDLGLVIVDEEQRFGVKQKERLKELQTAVDVLTLTATPIPRTLHMSMVGLRDMSVIRTPPEDRYPVQTYVVEYSDSLVRDAIARELARGGQVFYLFNWVEGIEAEARRLQQLLPQAKVGVAHGQMPETRLERVVLSFLRGEHNVLVCTSIIENGLDMPNVNTLIVRQAEKLGLAQLYQLRGRVGRSNRVAYAYFTYEPEKVLSTVAQKRLLALREFTELGSGFKLALRDLEIRGAGNILGAEQHGHIAAVGFEMYWRLLEEAVYELQGKAVSPPLEPQVDLALNAYLPASYVPSARDKMQLYKAIAACRKEEEVTEVADDIIDRYGEPPQEVVSLLEVARLKALAREVGIAGLTQKGQQVILTLVPDMYLTPEEVIALIRSSQRRLAPLPGKERELLFRTEGLLPEQVSTAVRHMLQQIKELVAARTLVSLDSKEYNVTNE
- a CDS encoding aspartyl-phosphate phosphatase Spo0E family protein — encoded protein: MSVEHGSSHIWQLDQEIETLRETLHRLVSANPSQLRSTEVYRLSKKLDRLIHKLHKIKTLHL